In Shewanella sp. VB17, a single genomic region encodes these proteins:
- a CDS encoding RHS domain-containing protein: MKHRLIEVRKPDGSHSRYRYDVYGRRINKTVTDKRGHSTSTDFIWQGDKLLTESEVCTRASRKAQANAGHAASEPRYQTYLYEYGSFKPLALITGEGIENSQAYFYQLDQLGTPLELTNQQGDIVWSVSYQAYGNVALQTVNEVDNPLRFQGQYFDHETG; the protein is encoded by the coding sequence ATTAAGCATCGGCTCATTGAGGTACGCAAACCCGATGGCAGCCACAGCCGTTACCGCTACGATGTGTACGGCCGCCGCATCAATAAAACCGTTACCGACAAACGCGGCCACAGCACCAGCACCGACTTTATCTGGCAAGGCGATAAGCTATTAACGGAATCTGAGGTCTGCACGCGAGCGAGCAGAAAAGCACAAGCCAATGCGGGTCATGCTGCGAGTGAGCCACGCTACCAAACTTACTTGTATGAATACGGCAGTTTTAAACCGCTGGCCTTAATCACAGGCGAAGGGATTGAAAACAGCCAAGCTTATTTCTATCAGCTCGACCAACTCGGCACGCCATTAGAACTCACTAACCAACAAGGCGACATCGTCTGGTCGGTCAGTTACCAAGCTTATGGTAACGTCGCGTTGCAAACGGTCAATGAAGTTGATAATCCGCTGCGTTTTCAAGGCCAATACTTTGACCATGAGACGGGATGA
- a CDS encoding DUF4303 domain-containing protein: MDFDTLRSEIEEASQKCFSALKHKYSEDDFCGYSLYSDSSAMSISPALNSKKHFDLMCADDPEDSTYYRWSPGEWAYESEGAEFFQEISKQLIDESKKIKNQEQFINFKANVYEACVQSLENLSSIGFLNNREEDSVIVFTVSDSEDPEEEVKWIERLNKKELSDEFTNWIHSL; this comes from the coding sequence ATGGACTTTGATACATTAAGAAGTGAAATTGAAGAAGCTAGTCAAAAGTGTTTCTCAGCATTGAAACATAAGTATTCTGAAGATGATTTTTGTGGTTATTCACTTTATTCTGATTCTAGTGCAATGAGTATAAGTCCAGCTCTTAATTCGAAAAAGCACTTCGATTTGATGTGTGCAGATGATCCTGAGGATTCCACGTATTATCGGTGGAGTCCAGGTGAATGGGCGTATGAATCTGAGGGGGCTGAATTTTTCCAAGAAATCTCTAAGCAACTCATAGATGAATCGAAAAAAATAAAAAATCAAGAGCAATTTATAAATTTTAAAGCTAACGTATACGAGGCTTGTGTTCAAAGTTTGGAGAACCTATCTAGTATAGGCTTTTTAAATAATCGTGAGGAAGATAGTGTTATCGTTTTTACTGTCTCTGATTCTGAAGATCCAGAGGAAGAAGTTAAATGGATTGAAAGATTAAATAAAAAAGAATTATCTGATGAATTTACTAACTGGATCCATAGCTTGTAG
- a CDS encoding SMI1/KNR4 family protein has product MIEVTELITKIEQSGQDIFWLGKSSFEQIEKLEFLLGIKLPKSYKSFLLEFGGGGVVGAEISGIEDNNAELDYGGTTYGDTLVCREDYLLPDNLVVIFFRDDEICWCLDIQQTDSDKESSIVSYNLFNKKIDRVIADDFEKFFREYLDLRSKG; this is encoded by the coding sequence ATGATTGAAGTTACTGAGTTAATAACGAAGATAGAACAAAGTGGTCAAGACATTTTTTGGCTAGGTAAAAGTTCTTTTGAGCAAATAGAAAAACTAGAATTCTTGCTTGGTATTAAATTACCTAAATCATATAAGTCATTTTTACTTGAGTTCGGTGGCGGCGGCGTAGTTGGTGCTGAAATTTCAGGAATAGAGGATAATAATGCTGAGTTGGATTATGGTGGCACCACATATGGAGATACTTTAGTTTGTAGGGAGGATTATCTTCTTCCTGATAACTTGGTCGTAATATTTTTTCGAGATGATGAAATTTGTTGGTGTTTAGATATACAGCAAACTGATAGTGACAAAGAAAGTTCAATTGTTAGTTATAACTTATTTAACAAAAAAATCGATAGAGTGATTGCGGACGACTTTGAAAAATTTTTTAGAGAGTATTTAGATTTGAGATCAAAAGGTTAG
- a CDS encoding transposase: MSNHLHLVLRVDVALLDAWSDVEVVMQWQKIFKGDDLNSDLITGKIIEKYQEKILQKRIEEYRSRLSDISWFMRALNEPIARMANKEDKCTGRFWEGRFKSQALLDDAAVLACMAYVDLNPIRAKMAQTPENSDFTSIQLRIKSALKGEQPSALLPFVGNERKNMPKGLMFNVQDYLQLVDDTGRIIRDDKRGAISQSSMQLLERLNIPPENWLKITSDFSRLILEYKVKGPVGTLQELGAYCEHLDRKRRQGAANCRRWLDSA; the protein is encoded by the coding sequence ATGAGTAATCATTTACATCTTGTGTTACGGGTTGATGTAGCGCTGCTTGATGCTTGGTCTGATGTTGAAGTGGTCATGCAATGGCAAAAAATCTTTAAAGGTGATGATTTAAATAGCGACCTTATTACAGGCAAAATCATTGAAAAATATCAAGAAAAAATCTTACAGAAACGTATTGAAGAATACCGCAGTCGCTTAAGTGATATCAGTTGGTTTATGCGAGCATTGAATGAACCCATTGCTAGGATGGCCAATAAAGAAGACAAGTGTACAGGCCGATTTTGGGAGGGACGATTTAAGTCTCAAGCGTTATTGGATGATGCAGCAGTGCTGGCTTGCATGGCTTATGTCGACCTAAATCCCATTCGCGCGAAAATGGCACAAACACCTGAAAATTCAGATTTTACCAGTATACAGCTCAGAATAAAGTCTGCGCTCAAAGGTGAGCAGCCAAGTGCTTTGTTGCCTTTTGTGGGCAACGAACGCAAGAATATGCCCAAAGGCTTAATGTTTAACGTTCAAGATTATCTGCAATTGGTTGATGATACAGGTAGGATTATTCGAGATGATAAGCGCGGTGCAATAAGCCAGTCTTCGATGCAACTGCTTGAAAGGTTAAATATTCCTCCAGAAAATTGGCTGAAAATCACCAGTGATTTTAGTCGACTAATCTTGGAATATAAGGTTAAAGGGCCAGTAGGCACACTTCAAGAACTGGGTGCCTATTGCGAACATTTAGACCGTAAACGGCGGCAAGGTGCTGCTAATTGTCGACGATGGTTGGATAGTGCTTAA
- a CDS encoding HNH/ENDO VII family nuclease: MKNPTGWVDPLGLVQCPVECPEVGKGADTTSELKYGKYDVTEVSGRKVYKNTLDVLPDAPTSVHRSVHKSIRQKIEDGWTNLDLMKNGNAPIGPDGKQINLHHILGKEPGPMVELQASTHKKFHKPLHGLIENGRSFRNDPSSLYQYEKFKLNYWKQRAKDFQ; the protein is encoded by the coding sequence GTGAAGAACCCAACGGGGTGGGTGGATCCGCTGGGGTTGGTGCAGTGTCCGGTTGAGTGCCCGGAAGTTGGGAAGGGGGCAGATACTACTAGTGAATTAAAGTATGGGAAATACGATGTTACTGAAGTTTCAGGCAGAAAGGTGTATAAAAATACTTTAGATGTATTGCCTGACGCGCCGACTAGTGTACATCGTAGTGTTCACAAAAGCATTCGACAGAAAATTGAAGATGGTTGGACTAATTTAGATTTAATGAAGAATGGAAATGCACCTATTGGCCCAGATGGCAAGCAAATTAATCTTCATCATATTCTTGGTAAAGAGCCTGGACCAATGGTGGAACTGCAAGCTAGTACTCATAAGAAGTTCCATAAACCGCTACATGGCTTAATTGAAAATGGTAGAAGTTTCAGGAATGATCCATCATCATTGTACCAATATGAGAAGTTTAAATTGAATTACTGGAAGCAAAGAGCTAAAGACTTCCAATAG
- a CDS encoding RHS domain-containing protein, whose translation MYEYGSFKPLALITGEGVENSQAYFYQLDQLGTPLELTNQQGDIVWSVSYQAYGNVALQTVNEVYNPLRFQGQYFDHETG comes from the coding sequence TTGTACGAATACGGCAGTTTTAAACCGCTGGCCTTAATCACAGGTGAAGGGGTTGAAAACAGCCAAGCTTATTTTTATCAACTCGACCAGCTCGGCACGCCATTAGAACTCACTAACCAACAAGGTGATATTGTCTGGTCGGTGAGCTATCAAGCTTACGGTAACGTCGCGCTGCAAACCGTCAATGAGGTGTACAATCCCCTAAGGTTTCAAGGCCAATACTTTGACCATGAGACGGGATGA